The proteins below come from a single Stigmatopora argus isolate UIUO_Sarg chromosome 11, RoL_Sarg_1.0, whole genome shotgun sequence genomic window:
- the yipf3 gene encoding protein YIPF3 isoform X1: protein MSMRRIVSLRCGNPDAWPPLTSTRTLTKSLLRTEPRARAPFRWTRRDSLWDSETGVRADRRAEYSESTASPRDMSAAAPTRVNNNAEAWASFDEHIVHGGGSAVVDMENTDDTSGSSFEDVGEMHQRMKEEEEEEEEEETEEAEEGDAEADFLGVKGFKGQLGRQVADQVWQASKRQASRAFDLYANIDILRPYFDVEPVQVRGRLLESLLPVRAIHFPQKIAGELYGPLMLVFTLVAILLHGMKTSGTVIREGTLMGTAIGTCFGYWLGVSSLLYCLAYLLNAQITMLQTLSLLGYGLFSHCVVLLVSYNLHFHLLFYTLWLLLGGLSTLRMVTALLSRTVGPTPRLLLCATVSLLHMLFLLYLHFAYHKMVEGLLDTLEGSDVGAVQRATRNMDRPGPGDDVRAA from the exons ATGTCCATGCGACGGATTGTTTCTTTGCGATGTGGCAACCCCGATGCCTGGCCCCCGCTGACGTCGACGCGGACGCTGACGAAGTCGCTGCTGCGAACCGAGCCTCGGGCGAGAGCTCCCTTTCGGTGGACGCGACGCGATAGCCTTTGGGACAGCGAGACGGGTGTGCGGGCAGACAGACGGGCGGAGTACAGTGAGAGCACGGCGTCGCCACGAGACATGTCTGCGGCGGCCCCCACGCGCGTCAACAACAACGCGGAAGCCTGGGCCAGCTTCGATGAACACATCGTCCAC GGCGGAGGCTCGGCGGTGGTCGACATGGAGAACACGGACGACACGTCGGGCTCCAGCTTCGAGGACGTGGGCGAGATGCACCAGAGGatgaaagaggaggaggaggaggaggaggaggaggaaacggAGGAGGCAGAAGAGGGCGATGCCGAGGCCGACTTCTTGGGCGTCAAGGGCTTCAAGGGCCAACTGGGCAGGCAGGTGGCGGACCAG GTTTGGCAGGCGAGCAAGCGTCAGGCCTCTCGGGCCTTTGACCTGTATGCCAACATCGACATCCTGCGGCCCTACTTTGACGTGGAGCCCGTTCAGGTGCGCGGCAG GTTACTGGAGTCGCTGCTTCCCGTCCGTGCGATCCACTTCCCTCAG AAGATTGCGGGCGAGCTGTACGGACCGCTCATGCTGGTCTTCACTCTGGTGGCCATCTTGTTGCACGGCATGAAGACGTCGGGGAccgtgatt AGGGAAGGAACCCTGATGGGAACGGCCATCGGGACGTGTTTCGGTTACTGGCTGGGAGTTTCGTCCTTGCTGTACTGCCTGGCCTATTTGCTGAACGCCCAGATCACCATGTTGCAAACGCTCTCCTTGCTG GGTTACGGCTTGTTCAGCCACTGCGTGGTTCTCCTGGTGAGCTACAACCTTCACTTCCACCTGCTTTTCTACACCCTCTGGCTGCTACTGGGAGGACTGTCCACGCTGCGCATG GTGACGGCCCTTTTGTCGCGCACGGTGGGTCCCACGCCGCGCCTGCTGCTGTGCGCCACCGTCTCCCTTCTACACATGCTCTTCCTGCTCTACCTTCACTTTGCCTACCACAAGATGGTGGAAG GTCTCCTGGACACCCTGGAAGGATCGGACGTGGGTGCCGTGCAGCGCGCGACCAGAAacatggaccgacctggacctGGCGACGACGTCCGAGCCGCGTGA
- the yipf3 gene encoding protein YIPF3 isoform X2 codes for MSMRRIVSLRCGNPDAWPPLTSTRTLTKSLLRTEPRARAPFRWTRRDSLWDSETGVRADRRAEYSESTASPRDMSAAAPTRVNNNAEAWASFDEHIVHGGGSAVVDMENTDDTSGSSFEDVGEMHQRMKEEEEEEEEEETEEAEEGDAEADFLGVKGFKGQLGRQVADQVWQASKRQASRAFDLYANIDILRPYFDVEPVQVRGRLLESLLPVRAIHFPQIAGELYGPLMLVFTLVAILLHGMKTSGTVIREGTLMGTAIGTCFGYWLGVSSLLYCLAYLLNAQITMLQTLSLLGYGLFSHCVVLLVSYNLHFHLLFYTLWLLLGGLSTLRMVTALLSRTVGPTPRLLLCATVSLLHMLFLLYLHFAYHKMVEGLLDTLEGSDVGAVQRATRNMDRPGPGDDVRAA; via the exons ATGTCCATGCGACGGATTGTTTCTTTGCGATGTGGCAACCCCGATGCCTGGCCCCCGCTGACGTCGACGCGGACGCTGACGAAGTCGCTGCTGCGAACCGAGCCTCGGGCGAGAGCTCCCTTTCGGTGGACGCGACGCGATAGCCTTTGGGACAGCGAGACGGGTGTGCGGGCAGACAGACGGGCGGAGTACAGTGAGAGCACGGCGTCGCCACGAGACATGTCTGCGGCGGCCCCCACGCGCGTCAACAACAACGCGGAAGCCTGGGCCAGCTTCGATGAACACATCGTCCAC GGCGGAGGCTCGGCGGTGGTCGACATGGAGAACACGGACGACACGTCGGGCTCCAGCTTCGAGGACGTGGGCGAGATGCACCAGAGGatgaaagaggaggaggaggaggaggaggaggaggaaacggAGGAGGCAGAAGAGGGCGATGCCGAGGCCGACTTCTTGGGCGTCAAGGGCTTCAAGGGCCAACTGGGCAGGCAGGTGGCGGACCAG GTTTGGCAGGCGAGCAAGCGTCAGGCCTCTCGGGCCTTTGACCTGTATGCCAACATCGACATCCTGCGGCCCTACTTTGACGTGGAGCCCGTTCAGGTGCGCGGCAG GTTACTGGAGTCGCTGCTTCCCGTCCGTGCGATCCACTTCCCTCAG ATTGCGGGCGAGCTGTACGGACCGCTCATGCTGGTCTTCACTCTGGTGGCCATCTTGTTGCACGGCATGAAGACGTCGGGGAccgtgatt AGGGAAGGAACCCTGATGGGAACGGCCATCGGGACGTGTTTCGGTTACTGGCTGGGAGTTTCGTCCTTGCTGTACTGCCTGGCCTATTTGCTGAACGCCCAGATCACCATGTTGCAAACGCTCTCCTTGCTG GGTTACGGCTTGTTCAGCCACTGCGTGGTTCTCCTGGTGAGCTACAACCTTCACTTCCACCTGCTTTTCTACACCCTCTGGCTGCTACTGGGAGGACTGTCCACGCTGCGCATG GTGACGGCCCTTTTGTCGCGCACGGTGGGTCCCACGCCGCGCCTGCTGCTGTGCGCCACCGTCTCCCTTCTACACATGCTCTTCCTGCTCTACCTTCACTTTGCCTACCACAAGATGGTGGAAG GTCTCCTGGACACCCTGGAAGGATCGGACGTGGGTGCCGTGCAGCGCGCGACCAGAAacatggaccgacctggacctGGCGACGACGTCCGAGCCGCGTGA
- the tspan14 gene encoding tetraspanin-14, which produces MYYYRYDNAEVSCCYKYLMFTYNVIFWLAGVAIVAVAFWAWSEKGVLLDLTQVTRLRGLDPVWLLLLVGAVTFVLGFAGCVGALRENICLLKFFSGAIALIFLAELALAILAVVFQSQVRQWINDFFLANVKAYREDIDLQNLIDSLQRTNRCCGAQKPGDWDVNVYFSCNATHRSREKCGVPFSCCVDDPADSVVNTQCGYDVRKKHPAEWSDHIYVKGCIAALEDWLPANLYTLAVVFVVISLLQMVGIYLARSLVSDIQKVRFSY; this is translated from the exons ATGTATTATTATCGCTACGACAACGCCGAGGTCAGCTGCTGCTACAAATACCTGATGTTTACCTACAATGTCATCTTTTGG TTGGCCGGCGTGGCGATCGTCGCTGTGGCGTTTTGGGCCTGGAGCGAGAAG GGCGTCCTGCTGGACCTGACGCAGGTCACCCGTCTTCGCGGTTTGGACCCGGTGTGGTTGCTGCTGTTGGTGGGCGCCGTCACCTTCGTCCTGGGATTCGCCGGATGCGTGGGAGCGCTCCGAGAAAACATCTGCCTGCTCAAGTTT TTTTCCGGCGCCATAGCCCTGATCTTCTTGGCGGAGCTGGCGCTGGCCATTCTGGCCGTGGTTTTCCAGAGTCAGGTGCGCCAGTGGATCAACGACTTCTTCTTGGCCAACGTCAAAGCCTACCGAGAAGACATCGACCTGCAGAACCTCATCGACTCGCTGCAGAGGACG AACCGCTGCTGCGGAGCGCAGAAACCCGGCGACTGGGACGTCAACGTGTACTTTAGCTGCAACGCCACGCACCGGAGCCGAGAGAAATGCGGCGTCCCCTTCTCCTGCTGCGTGGACGATCCGGCC GACTCGGTGGTGAACACCCAGTGCGGCTACGACGTGAGAAAGAAACACCCG GCCGAGTGGTCGGATCACATCTACGTGAAAGGCTGCATCGCGGCGCTGGAGGACTGGTTGCCCGCCAATCTTTACACGCTGGCCGTGGTTTTTGTGGTCATCTCGCTGCTGCAG ATGGTGGGCATCTACCTGGCCAGGTCGCTTGTGTCGGACATCCAGAAAGTGCGATTCTCCTACTGA
- the prph2b gene encoding peripherin-2b has translation MPFMPVKFDPQKRVKLAQGLWMLYWLSVLAGVLLLGLGVFFKVELRKRSELMDQSESHLVPNLLIAAGLLGVGLNAFGAKVCHDSLDPVRYSKWKSALRRFLLLCCLFNLLLLLLALLCFLMQFAVYLTLSRGLKNSIRFYKDTDTPGRCFMKRTLDLTQIEFRCCGNLNFRDWFEIQWISNRYLDMSDGQVKDRLLSNVEGKFLMDSVPFSCCNPGSPRPCIQHHLTNNSAHYDYDHRSEELNIWTRGCREALFSYFSGLMSSAGVLVVAVALLECADMAGLKYLSTALDTMADPENPECESEGWLLEKGVKETLMETLSKIKTLGKSNHVDEGEETAG, from the exons ATGCCTTTCATGCCGGTCAAGTTCGACCCGCAGAAGCGGGTCAAGCTGGCCCAGGGCCTGTGGATGCTGTACTGGCTCTCGGTCCTGGCCGGCGTCCTCCTCCTGGGCTTGGGCGTCTTCTTCAAGGTGGAGCTGCGCAAGAGGAGCGAGCTGATGGACCAGAGCGAgagccacctggtgcccaaCCTGCTGATCGCGGCGGGCCTGCTGGGCGTCGGCCTCAACGCCTTCGGGGCCAAAGTCTGCCACGACTCGCTGGACCCCGTCCGCTACTCCAAGTGGAAGTCGGCGCTGCGGCGCTTCCTGCTCCTCTGCTgcctcttcaacctgctgctgcTCCTGCTGGCGctgctctgcttcctcatgcaGTTCGCCGTCTACCTGACGCTGTCGCGCGGCCTGAAGAACAGCATCCGCTTCTACAAGGACACCGACACGCCGGGCCGTTGCTTCATGAAGCGCACGCTGGACCTGACGCAGATCGAGTTCCGCTGCTGCGGCAACCTCAACTTCAGGGACTGGTTCGAGATCCAGTGGATCAGCAACCGATACCTGGACATGAGCGACGGCCAGGTCAAAGA TCGCCTCCTGAGCAACGTGGAAGGCAAGTTCCTGATGGACAGCGTTCCCTTCAGCTGCTGCAACCCGGGCTCGCCGCGCCCCTGCATCCAGCACCATCTGACCAACAACTCGGCCCACTACGACTACGACCACCGCAGCGAGGAGCTCAACATCTGGACGCGAGGCTGCCGCGAGGCCCTCTTCTCCTACTTCAGCGGCCTGATGAGCTCCGCCGGTGTCCTGGTGGTCGCCGTGGCGCTGCTGGAG TGCGCGGACATGGCGGGCCTGAAGTACCTGAGCACGGCGTTGGACACCATGGCCGACCCCGAGAACCCCGAGTGCGAGAGCGAGGGCTGGCTGCTGGAGAAGGGCGTCAAGGAGACGCTGATGGAGACGTTGAGCAAAATCAAGACGCTGGGAAAGTCCAACCACGTGGACGAGGGGGAGGAGACGGCCGGCTGA
- the LOC144084951 gene encoding uncharacterized protein LOC144084951 → MEDPEAQLTVSEADALGADFITVELDTQPIEYVVKWAEAGSKFTISCVKKDSDDGAEPCGEQLKVDADEAFFAPYEEVYPCEVTEQSVEIKMESDEGEEVEEEEEEDEDERQILLEVGAGEADSEPEERRYRCGFCGKCYSHASSLYRHQQTHAAKMAAGAPARRVPDPTRQDARYACQHCGVTFKGSRMLGSHLRLHGKRRIHPCNICGKEFNHSSSLSRHRLIHKKARVESGGGGGPPHGPSLAPPPHGVRRPPLKGKKAKRRSRPPASGDKFYACPQCDMSFRTSTQLSKHQVTHVKELLDSYAQPGKENVAESSSDLKIRLKLCSRDKPNFYTLCKKNRRRRRARRGGERDAEDEQGEEEEDDDDERSGRAPGGAKRCKSKAKSKTFTCAICGKTFMHSSSFSRHKKAHLPQRAVLDETAPIESDSD, encoded by the exons ATGGAGGACCCGGAGGCGCAGCTGACGGTTTCCGAGGCGGACGCGCTGGGCGCCGACTTCATCACGGTGGAGCTGGACACGCAGCCCATCGAGTACGTGGTCAAGTGGGCCGAGGCGGGCTCCAAGTTCACCATCTCCTGCGTCAAGAAGGACTCGGACGACGGCGCCGAGCCGTGCGGCGAGCAGCTCAAGGTGGACGCCGACGAGGCCTTCTTCGCGCCCTACGAGGAGGTCTACCCCTGCGAGGTGACCGAGCAGAGCGTGGAGATCAAGATGGAGTCGGACGAGGGGGAGGAggtcgaggaggaggaggaggaggacgaggacgagcgGCAGATCCTGCTGGAGGTGGGCGCCGGCGAGGCCGACTCGGAGCCCGAGGAGCGGCGCTACCGTTGCGGCTTCTGCGGCAAGTGCTACAGCCACGCCTCCAGCCTCTACCGCCACCAGCAGACGCACGccgccaagatggccgccggcgCGCCCGCCCGCCGCGTGCCCGACCCCACGCGGCAGGACGCGCGCTACGCCTGCCAGCACTGCGGCGTCACTTTCAAGGGAAGCAG GATGTTGGGGAGCCACCTGCGTCTGCACGGCAAGAGGCGCATCCACCCGTGCAACATCTGCGGCAAAGAGTTCAACCACAGCTCCAGCCTCTCGCGCCACCGCCTCATCCACAAAAAGGCCCGCGTGGAgagcgggggcggcggcgggccCCCCCACGGGCCATCTCTGGCGCCGCCCCCCCACGGGGTCCGTCGCCCGCCGCTCAAGGGCAAGAAGGCCAAGCGGCGGAGTCGGCCGCCGGCGTCCGGTGACAAGTTCTACGCCTGCCCGCAGTGCGACATGAGCTTCCGCACGTCCACGCAGCTCTCCAAGCATCAG GTGACGCACGTGAAGGAGCTCCTGGACAGCTACGCGCAGCCGGGCAAGGAGAACGTGGCGGAGAGCTCGTCCGACCTGAAGATCCGCCTCAAGCTGTGCTCCCGCGACAAGCCCAACTTTTACACGCTGTGCAAGAAGAATCGGCGCCGCCGTCGCGCCAGGCGAGGGGGCGAGCGGGACGCCGAGGACGAgcagggggaggaggaggaggacgacgacgacgagcgcTCGGGCCGTGCCCCCGGCGGCGCCAAGCGCTGCAAGAGCAAAGCCAAGAGCAAGACCTTCACCTGCGCCATCTGCGGTAAGACCTTCATGCACTCGTCCAGTTTCTCCCGCCACAAGAAGGCCCACCTGCCGCAGAGGGCCGTCTTGGACGAGACGGCGCCCATCGAGTCCGACTCCGACTGA
- the ncoa4 gene encoding nuclear receptor coactivator 4 produces the protein MPAAGGGGGELKRCLLAQDQLEDAIGAIGDAERQLQDNAREARWQLQSCVSRQQEALRCREMWLLAQIQLLEHVKAETLQQQSQRLQRTLGQLEAMSQQLQSSNSSDLSNQLTSCLDKFSRLSLMPEETPEMTFSADSRSLRDAITSFGSVAPQGEAEKFQPGSRKFCDGTPKFQGGDLADWLLESGRPAPAGRDQAGRDAPVDFLKAWGQLRDLETWLPRDRPHGGGRGEGGGRGEGGGRGEDAGRDEDASRDLSRWLPRDREHGGGREEDGGRGGDLSRWLAATASPAVGPPPAPRLLLQPFSESRSPDRWLAGSGCSSCPGQSAPALEIENLGRLKCLKTPSPGDLHAWLHRVAPLPQTCRANEPCGSYSECVCDQNCGREALDAWLMRRGDRDKNGVPLRLSADGAKNCPPPLRHIEREQKVEAILEAWLHPSEPQGRPDAPSPGEREETAQRDDKWLAKKRQEGAVSTRDAFSVSRVVGGGGEKWTRGPPSVQV, from the exons ATGCCCgcggcgggcggcggcggcggcgaactGAAGCGGTGCCTGCTGGCCCAGGATCAGCTGGAGGATGCCATCGGCGCCATCGGAGACGCCGAGCGACAGCTCCAGGACAACGCCAGAGAG GCGCGCTGGCAGCTGCAGAGTTGCGTGAGCCGCCAGCAGGAGGCGCTACGCTGCAGGGAGATGTGGCTGCTGGCGCAGATTCAGCTGCTGGAACACGTCAAGGCAGAAACGCTGCAGCAGCAGTCGCAGCGGCTCCAGCGG ACGCTGGGACAATTGGAGGCCATGTCTCAGCAGTTGCAGAGCAGCAACAGTAGCGACCTCAGCAACCAACTGACCagctgccttgacaa GTTTTCCCGTTTGAGTCTGATGCCGGAGGAGACTCCCGAGATGACTTTCAGCGCCGATTCGCGTTCCCTGAGGGACGCCATCACCTCCTTCGGCAGCGTGGCTCCCCAG GGCGAGGCTGAGAAGTTCCAGCCGGGCTCTCGAAAGTTCTGCGACGGGACCCCGAAGTTCCAGGGCGGGGATCTGGCCGACTGGCTGCTGGAAAGCGGGCGCCCCGCTCCGGCGGGCCGGGACCAG GCTGGCCGTGACGCGCCGGTGGATTTCCTCAAAGCGTGGGGTCAGCTGCGAGACCTGGAGACGTGGCTGCCCCGAGACCGGCCGCACGGAGGCGGCCGGGGCGAGGGAGGCGGCCGGGGCGAGGGAGGCGGCCGGGGCGAGGACGCCGGCCGCGACGAGGACGCCAGCCGCGACTTGAGCCGGTGGCTGCCCCGAGACCGGGAGCACGGAGGCGGCCGCGAGGAGGACGGCGGCCGGGGCGGCGACTTGAGCCGGTGGCTGGCCGCCACCGCCTCCCCGGCCGTCGGGCCCCCGCCGGCCCCACGCCTGCTCCTGCAGCCTTTTTCCGAAAGCCGCTCACCGGACCGGTGGCTGGCGGGCTCCGGCTGCTCCTCCTGTCCGGGCCAGAGCGCCCCGGCGTTGGAGATCGAGAACCTGGGCCGGCTCAAGTGCCTGAAGACGCCGTCCCCGGGCGACCTGCACGCCTGGCTTCACCGAGTGGCGCCGCTGCCGCAGACGTGTCGCGCCAACGAGCCCTGCGGCAGCTACTCGGAGTGCGTCTGCGACCAAAACTGCGGTCGGGAAGCGCTGGACGCCTGGCTGATGAGGCGCGGCGACCGGGACAAGAACGgcgtccctctccgtctctccgcCGACGGCGCCAAGAATTGCCCGCCGCCGCTACGCCACATAGAACGAGAGCAAAAG GTTGAAGCCATCCTGGAGGCGTGGCTTCACCCTTCCGAGCCCCAGGGACGCCCGGATGCGCCGTCGCCCGGGGAGCGGGAGGAAACGGCCCAGCGGGATGACAAATGGCTGGCGAAGAAGCGTCAG GAGGGCGCGGTCTCTACCCGCGACGCCTTCTCCGTCTCCAGAGTGGTGGGCGGCGGCGGGGAGAAGTGGACCCGTGGGCCTCCTTCCGTTCAG GTTTGA